One Lagenorhynchus albirostris chromosome 8, mLagAlb1.1, whole genome shotgun sequence genomic region harbors:
- the SSMEM1 gene encoding serine-rich single-pass membrane protein 1, translated as MSEKKKNEDNGTSSSLSKASKDTSYKRQNKDGARDSLQMMTKPKQNQLPLVTDSEVALVNAYLEQRRARHHSEFSRVNQTQPDSDTTECESEVSNSGASSWKESESEHHQSPASIKKRKIAQRQRNMGGCQIRERPCLHCKAMRTNEWLTRHFLQNASVTTPMQGDIQE; from the exons atgtctgagaagaaaaagaatgaagacaatGGGACAAGCAGTTCGCTAAGTAAAG CAAGCAAAGATACTTCCTATAAGCGGCAAAACAAAGATGGTGCCAGGGATTCTTTGCAAATGATGACAAAACCAAAGCAGAACCAACTTCCTCTTGTAACTGACTCAGAAGTGGCTTTGGTCAATGCATATCTTGAACAAAGACGAGCGAGGCACCATTCTGAATTCAGCCGGGTGAATCAGACACAACCTGACAGTGATACTACTGAGTGTGAGAGTGAAGTATCTAACTCGGGAGCCTCCTCTTGGAAGGAGAGTGAAAGTGAACACCACCAATCACCAGCCAgtattaagaagagaaaaatagctCAGAGGCAAAGGAATATGGGAGGTTGCCAAATCAGGGAAAGGCCCTGCCTCCACTGCAAAGCCATGAGAACCAATGAATGGCTGACCCGCCATTTCCTTCAAAACGCTTCGGTAACAACCCCAATGCAGGGAGATATTCAAGAATGA